Within the Bacillota bacterium genome, the region CAGCCACGGGGGGATTGCTCACAGGTCTGCGGTGGAGGTTGTTTGGGTCGACGCGGAGGTACTGGAGCGGGGGGAGGCCGGGGAGATACTAGGGACTGTAAGTGGGGTTCTCGTCCCCGGCGGGTTCGGCAACCGGGGGATCGCCGGGAAGATCAAGGCGATCAATTATGCCCGCTTAAACCAGGTGCCTTTTTTAGGAATTTGCTTGGGAATGCAGTGTGCGGTCATCGAATTTGCCCGAAATGCTTGCAGTTTAGCAGAGGCCAGCAGTACTGAATTCGATCCCGCCACTCCCTACCCTGTTATCGATCTCCTTCCCGAACAGCGGGAGGTGAAAGATCTGGGGGGAACGATGCGCCTGGGAATTTACCCCTGCAAGCTTTTACCGGATAGCCGCGCCGCAAGGGCCTATTGCGCTGAAGTCGTCGAAGAACGGCACCGCCACCGCTACGAGTTCAATAACGATTTCCGGCAACTCCTGACAGAAAAAGGACTCCGGGTTACCGGTACCTCCCCCGACGGTAGGCTCGTGGAAATCATCGAAATTCCGGATCACCCCTGGTTCGTGGCCTGCCAGTTCCATCCCGAATTTAAGTCTCGCCCTAACAGGCCCCATCCCCTGTTCAGGGATTTTATCGGGGCCGCGCTTAATTTTAATCAGGATCTTCGCCCGGATAGGGGGTAAATTTCCTTGTACCAGATGCGCCTGATCGGGGATCCAGAAAGGGATTTTTTTAATGATTTTATCAACTCCTCTCCAAAGCCCCACTTCCTTCAAACATACGAGTGGGGTGAATTAAAAAAAGCTACGGGTTGGGAGCCCATCCGCTTGCTGGCGACAAAGGGAGAAGATCCGGTTGCCGCGATCTCTCTCTTGAAGCGCCGCCTGCCCTTTTTTAACCGCACGATTATTTACGCGCCCCGGGGACCGGTTCTGGGAGCGGCCTGTGATCCGGAGGCCGAGGCTTTCTTCTGGAGCAAGGTTAAAGAAGTTGCGCGGCGCAACCGGGCAATTTTTTTAAAGGCAGATCCCGATATCCCAAAAGAGGATCAAAATTACCGTGTCCGGCTTGAAAAACAGGGGTTTCGTCCCGCGGGTACCCGCGCGGGATTTGGCGGAATCCAGCCCCGCTTTGTTTTTCGCCTTGACCTGGCGAAATCCGAAGAGGAAATCCTTGCAGCAATGGAAAGCAAAACGAGATACAATATCCGTCTTGCGGCGCGGAAAGGTGTCCGGGTTCGGGTGGCCCAAGACCGCTCTGATCTGGCAATATTCTACGATCTCCTGACGGAGACGGCGGAGCGGGATCAGTTTTTAATCCGGGCTTACCGGTACTTCGAGCAGATCTGGGATCTTTTCGTGAGCCGCGGCGCGGCCCGGATTTTCCTTGCTGAGTACCAGGGTGAGGTTATCGCCGGCACCCTGGCCTTTCACTGCGGGGACCGGGTCTGGTACCTGTACGGCGCCTCGGGGAACCACTTCCGGAATGTCATGCCGAACCACCTGCTCCAGTGGACGATGATCCGCTGGGCACGGGATTTGGGCTGCAGGATCTACGATTTTCGGGGTTCACCCGGGGATGCCGATCCCGCAAACCCTTTATACGGGTTGTACCGCTTTAAAAAAGGTTTTGGAGCGCAATTTACCGAATTCATCGGGGAGTATGACCTGATCGTTTCACCTTTCTGGTACTTTCTCTGGAGGCAGGTTCTCCCGCTTTACCGTCGGTTTGCGCGTCTGGTACGCCGGGGTGACAAAAAATCCGGAGCGCTCCTCTCCCTGGAGGAATAAGATCATGCCCGGAGGTCAAGCAGTGGAAAGAGATCGCGCGAACCTGGCGCGGTGGATCGAAGTTAATCTGGAGGCAATTTCTCACAATACCGCACAAGTGAGGCAGTTCCTTCCCCCCGGTGTCCGGTTGATGGCCGTTGTGAAGGGGGACGGATACGGGCACGGCCTGATTCCTGCAGCGCGTGCCGCCCTCGCCCAGGGTGCCGGCATGCTGGGAGTTACACACCCCGAAGAGGGCGTTCTTCTCAGGGAAGCAGGAATTACCGCTCCTGTTTTAATTTTTCGTCCCCTCCTGCCTGGAGAAGAAGAAATAGCGATCGCTTTTTGTTTAACTCCTTCTTTGAGCGATCTGGAACAGGCGAAACGCCTGGCTCGTACAGCCCGGATGATGGGGAGGCAAATCCCCGTCCACTTGAAAATCGAAACCGGGATGGGCCGGACGGGATTCACGCCTGCTTCCTTCTGGGACAGCGCTGAAGAGCTTTTGAACCTTCCTGGGCTGGAGTGGGAAGGAATTTACACCCATTTCGCAGCCGCAGCCGGCGATCCTTCCTTTACCCGGCACCAGTTCCGCCTCTTTCTTGAGGTGGTGAACACCCTGGCCCGCCGGGGGATCAGGATCCCGGTCCGCCATGTTTGCAACAGCGCTGCCCTGCTCCTTTATCCCGAAATGCACCTCGACCTTGTCCGGGCCGGTACTTTGCTGTACGGCCAGTTACCTGCAGGAATTGAGTCTGTTTCACTCAAGCTCCGGGAGACCTGGTCTTTCTGGACCAGGGTTGTCCACCTCCAACACGTCCCCCGGGGAGCCACGGTGGGTTACGGGCGAACTTCCAGGGTGCGCAGGGATACTGTGCTCGCGGTTTTACCAGTTGGTTACAGTGACGGTTTTGGTCTCGATGTAGCCCCACGCCCTGCGGGATGGTTGGATCTCATTAAAGTGCTTGGGAAGCTGGCGGGGGCATTTTTAGGATTTCCCTGGGGCACTTATTACGTAAAAATTAATGGGAGGCCTGCTCCTGTGGTGGGTCGCCTGGGGATGGAATTAAGTTGCGTTGATGTGGGCAAGATACCAGAAGTAGACATCGGGACCCCCGTTTTTCTCCCGGCCCGACGTACCGTCATCCGTGCGGCGATCCCCCGCCTCTACGTCAAAGGAAGGGAAGAAAGAGCTTTAGAAGCAGTTCCGGGAGAATCTTCGTCTGTTTCGACAGAATTCGACTAATAACCTGAAAATCTTCAGCAGGAACGATCAATTTTGGGAAGAATTAATACAGATGGAGAATGAAGGATCATGTTTTAGGGGGAGACGAATTTGGGGTTAGTACAAGCCTCTTTACTGGTTGTTGATGATCACCAAGGGGTGCGCTTCCTCTTAAAAGAGGTGCTCGAGCAGGACGGCTACCAGGTCCGGGCTCTGGCCCACGGTCGAGACGTCATGCCTGAAATTAAACGCGACCCTCCTGATGTTATCCTGCTCGACTGGAACCTGCCGGGTTGGCAGGGTTGGGAGGTACTCGTTGAATTGCAAAACCTTTCACTCCAGATTCCTGTGATCCTGCTTACAGGCTGGGCTGATGGAGAGTTATTCCGGCGTGCCCTTGAAAAAGAAGAGGTGATCGGTTATCTGGTGAAACCCTTCGATCTTAACGATTTAAAAAAAATGATTCTGAAGGCCCTGACGGTTTCACCCAGATCTTCATTGAGCGGAAACAAAACAGATTCTCTCGACATAAAATGACAGAGCAGCCAGAAAATTTTGTTGTAAAAAGGAATTTGCCTCAAGATGAAGAATACCTTTAATGAAAAATACAACAGCAGAACCCGCGGCAGAGGAGGTAGGCCAAATGCTCGTTTCGACAACTACCGCACTCGCGCTCCGTTGTCCGAACTGTGGAAAAATACAGTACCGTGCCCTGTCTCTTTTTTCTTTTTCCGCTCAGAAAACAGTACGTTTCAACTGTGCTTGCGGGGCACCCCTTCTTTTGATCAGCACCAAGGATCGAAAGATTTTTTATTTTCAACTGGAATGTTTAATGTGTGAAGGGAGACACATCTTGCAGTATTCTTTAAGGGAAATTTGGTCCTCCAGGGTGATCAGCCTGACCTGCGAGGAGACCGGCCTCGAGGTAGGCTTTCTGGGCCCCCGGGACCAGGTAAAAAAGTGCATTGCCAACCAGGAGCGATCCTTGCGGGAAATGGCGGAGGACCTGGGTTTTGCGGATTATTTTACCAATCCCGAAATCATGTATGAAATCCTGGACTTCCTGCATAAAATTGCCGAAGAGGGGAATCTTTCTTGCCAGTGCGGCAACCTTCAGCTCGAAGTGGAAATCTTCGCGGAACGCGTCGAGCTGAGGTGTTCGAGCTGCGGGGCGCTCGGGGTGATTGATGCCGAATCTCAGGAGGACCTGGAGGCAGT harbors:
- the alr gene encoding alanine racemase — its product is MERDRANLARWIEVNLEAISHNTAQVRQFLPPGVRLMAVVKGDGYGHGLIPAARAALAQGAGMLGVTHPEEGVLLREAGITAPVLIFRPLLPGEEEIAIAFCLTPSLSDLEQAKRLARTARMMGRQIPVHLKIETGMGRTGFTPASFWDSAEELLNLPGLEWEGIYTHFAAAAGDPSFTRHQFRLFLEVVNTLARRGIRIPVRHVCNSAALLLYPEMHLDLVRAGTLLYGQLPAGIESVSLKLRETWSFWTRVVHLQHVPRGATVGYGRTSRVRRDTVLAVLPVGYSDGFGLDVAPRPAGWLDLIKVLGKLAGAFLGFPWGTYYVKINGRPAPVVGRLGMELSCVDVGKIPEVDIGTPVFLPARRTVIRAAIPRLYVKGREERALEAVPGESSSVSTEFD
- a CDS encoding response regulator, yielding MGLVQASLLVVDDHQGVRFLLKEVLEQDGYQVRALAHGRDVMPEIKRDPPDVILLDWNLPGWQGWEVLVELQNLSLQIPVILLTGWADGELFRRALEKEEVIGYLVKPFDLNDLKKMILKALTVSPRSSLSGNKTDSLDIK
- a CDS encoding peptidoglycan bridge formation glycyltransferase FemA/FemB family protein, giving the protein MRLIGDPERDFFNDFINSSPKPHFLQTYEWGELKKATGWEPIRLLATKGEDPVAAISLLKRRLPFFNRTIIYAPRGPVLGAACDPEAEAFFWSKVKEVARRNRAIFLKADPDIPKEDQNYRVRLEKQGFRPAGTRAGFGGIQPRFVFRLDLAKSEEEILAAMESKTRYNIRLAARKGVRVRVAQDRSDLAIFYDLLTETAERDQFLIRAYRYFEQIWDLFVSRGAARIFLAEYQGEVIAGTLAFHCGDRVWYLYGASGNHFRNVMPNHLLQWTMIRWARDLGCRIYDFRGSPGDADPANPLYGLYRFKKGFGAQFTEFIGEYDLIVSPFWYFLWRQVLPLYRRFARLVRRGDKKSGALLSLEE